From Daucus carota subsp. sativus chromosome 6, DH1 v3.0, whole genome shotgun sequence:
GCTTAAGTTAATGCATTAGACTATAATTTGGCAATATTAGAAGCTATCAAAGTGACAAGTTCGATATAAGTTCTGAAATTAGAACTTCGATTAGCTAAAGAACCAGTATAGATAGTGATACTATGGTAGCAGACTAGTTAAAGTTTTCTTTGCTTACAAGACTTTCCTGCTGGAATAGATGTTTATGACTGAGTATTGCCAAATAGATTTCTAATAAATACCTTAAATTACCAGACAAGTAGTaaattatattatcatatttgttGGTATGAAGCTTCCATTAATCTGTTTACAAATCATGCAATCATTATTTTGTCATTTGAATACAGCATACTTGATTTCAGTTATCACTTTACTCATTGGAGTTCTTTGTCTTAAATCATCCTTTTGCCTACATTTTTTCAGAATTCTTTAACTAAATCAATGGAGCTGAGTCTTTTTCTTTAGTGAGGTCCTCATTTATCAGTAAAGCTAGGAATCACAATTTCAAGTCATGACATGGACATgagcaagtttttttttttttgtcacaacaTAAGTTTTTTATTTCCAGGAATTGCACTGAAAAGTCTTCATTTGGCCTTGAAGAGGTACAATTTGGAAATAGGCACAATCCTTATGCACCCATTCTGCCATGAGTGAATACAGTTTGATAATGACCGATGCATGTAAAATAGTGCTAGTCACGCTCACGTGCTTTCTCTTAATGTCTGGATGAAAATACCTGCTCGAGTGAGGATGGGGGGTGCTAGGTTTTGGGTGATTTGATGAATATTACGTTAAATTATACGTCATAGTAATTATATTTCGcaagattatatttttatcgTGTTATAGATGGAATCCTACAATGTGATGTGATTCACTTTTTTAACTACCATAATTATTTTGCAAAAAAGCACATCCTAGAgtgttatatatatgtacttgtACATGAAGCTTTCTTTTTGTATAGAAATACAACTGTTGGTTtcctatataattttttgttttccagGATACATATGGTGGATATATGGTGGCATTTGCAGGCCGAAAGTATGCGGCGAGATCTCTTCCGGCATTTGTGGCCAATGGTACATTTACCGTAACCAGCTTTACTCTGGTATGGACTGATccatattttaaattgtaaCCACCTGAATCTTTACTTGTTTATGTAAATATGGGAACATTGTGATATTGGCGGCAGGCTCTTGAATTCAAGAAGGGTAGGCTGCAAAACTTATTTTGGAAGAGAGATGGCTGTTCAAAATGCTCAGGGGACTCTAGTTTTGTTTGTCTTAACAATCAAGACTGTGCTATCAAAACCAATAGCTGTCTGAAGCGAGGGCAGGGGGGTTCTGTTGACTGCAGCCTTGGGATACAAATGGCCTTTTCTGGCACAGACAAGCATATGTCAGTTCTCAACTCTTGGTATGAGGTGAAGAATCTACGACAATACTCTCTTTATGGCCTATACTCCAACCTCAAGGATTCTCTCACTAGCCAATACAACAAGTTCTTTTGATTATTTTCATGGTATTATATACTTCATCAAGTGATTTGTTGTAAGTTTTCCTGTGTAATGTCTTTTGATCTCTAATTACTCACCCAGCATCTGCGTCTCTAGTTTTCTATCGAAGTACTTCAAATCATGCatattttaaacttcaaaccCCCTTGTAGCTACTGAAGAGctgattttcttttatttgattatattatatattaaattcatatGTTTGAGTTCAATTTTCCTTGCAACCCCCCCTCccaattttattcatttatattattgcaCTTTGGTTTAATATGGAAATCATCTCTAGATTCAGTTTGTTGGCACCCATACTTTGACTACATATAATTCGTATATCCCTTGCAGGACACCAGAATTATGATGAACAGAACTACTAATCCTAGGAGACATAGTGAACCCCTGTTTCAAGGCCCCAGACATGCCCATATGTAAAAATCACTAACCAACCAACCAGAGGGTTCTAATCCCAGGAATAGTTGTGTAACTAATTCCATTTGAAGTTGACTTTACTTGCCTACTGCCACTGATAATCTTGAAGAACACCATTCTTGATTGAAAAAACTGCCTCTTTATCATGTGGTGGAAGCTTTGAGCATTACACACTCAACTGAATCCATAGAAAGCTAATTTTCTTAGTGTTGTGGTTTGACTAGCTAACCTATTAGTTGAGTACTTGAAGTTATATATGTCTGAGTTAAAACCTGGCCAGAACCTAGTATgaacataataataaaagttcCAAGTTAAAGGCAAGGAAAGATTAAACTATTTGGAAATTAAATTGGAAGAAATAGTTATTTCCCTAAATGTTTTCACATTAGCAAGCCAATTCTTAGGTGAATATTAATTATCTAGGGGGACAATTGCTATTAGTTTCCGGAAAATCAAGAGCACACGAGATTGAACGACATTACAGAGTTAACAAATAGATGATAAAGCAACCTAATATTTGGAGTATAAGCAGGCAGAAAGTTGGCCTAACGGCATTCCATCTTAACGAGCGTCACTACAACAAATACACAACCACCTACACAAAAAACAGACACCTGCATACTTCCCCAACCAACCACCTAGCTTAGTTCGTATTCTTAATTGATTTTAGATCCCTCTTAACCATGATAGGACTATAATGCATGGTTTATATCATTACATCAACATGTTCCTTCTTCTTCAAtaattttatagattattattaagttatataattataaaacacACCATCGCATTCGCCTACCAGCCATACCTATCTCTTCCTCATTGCTGATCTATAAATTCTACCTACTcgataattatatacatataaataatatatagtaagagataaagaaaaagatCGTGAGAAGGACAGTAATATGAAATCTTTGAGTTGAATCAGTATTATCCAAGATAAtcgtaaaatatttttaaaaaaattacttgatGCGAACTTAAATCGTGGTGCATGGAACGTGCAACGGAGAAagagattaaatattaaatgcaATTGAAGAATTCAGTTGCAAGAATGAGGCAATTCACATGAAACAAGCGTAAATGTACAGCCTATTAAACGTTGACATTTAAAAATCATCCAGCCAGGAACTCATTTAatctacaaaatttaatataatctttATATATTCAACTGTTATTTTCTTCATTCTTGAATTTGAATACATCTTCCCTTGGTTAATACTTCAATCTCTCCCTTTCTCTTTCAGCTTAGCATTGACTTTGAGGATATCTGAATCCTCAAATAGCCATTTCAATGGTATGGCTGATCAGACAGACTCCATATCTCTTTCTTTCTAGTACAGGCATCTCAGGAAGATGAACACTACCAACTCAGGGGGGTTCCTGGACGCTAACAACATAGGTGGTTTCGGCTATGGCATTGGAGTGTCGGTGGGAATTCTACTACTTATTACGACTATTACATTAGCTTCATATTTTTGCACCCGCGTTCAAACCACACCACCAGGCACAGGCCCTGATAGGATGATCATATCAGAACCGCCTAATATGCAACACATTGTCATTGAGGTAGGCCTCGATGAGGAAACACTGAAAAGCTATCCAAAGCTGCGTTACTCTGAGGCCAAGCTCAATAATAAGGACTCCACAGCAACGTGTTGTTCCATATGTTTAGGGGACTACAAAGGTAGTGACATGCTGAGGTTGCTTCCAGATTGTGGACATCTGTTTCATCTCAAATGTGTGGACCCTTGGTTGCGATCCCATCCCACGTGTCCGGTTTGTAGAACGTCTCCCTTGCCAACGCCTCTTTCGACTCCTCTGGCTGAGGTGGTTCCATTGGCAACAAGAAGGGATATCGGATAAGTATTCTGTTCTGTATTTTCTGTTTTCTGTATACAGTAGGTTTAGACTTTTCACAGATTTCTTTACTCAGTTGAATTAGGTAGATAGATCTATTCTTCACTTGAATTGCTCCTCATTCTATGTCCTTTTAACCAAGTACCAaagtttcaagtattcatattCATGCCATGTCCAGGGATTCCGTTGCTGATATAGTAGTGATGTTATTGTTGCAAATTTGATTGTGTAGATCTGCAAGCAGGCCAAACACTGTCCGATCAGTTGTATTTCTATGGTTACAACGATCTTACACGGATGAAGTTAATCAATCATAAATAAATCAATCCAATTGCTTTGGGggtttttcttttaaatgaaGGGGCAACAATTCCCTCGTAAGCCGCTAGAATCGCCCCTACTGACCATAACCCCCATCAAACCAATAAAATTGACCCCCACTGTCTCTTATTTCGGCTAACTGAACCTGTTaacagttaaatcaaatattagttgggttaaaaaaatttaaatccgATTTAATTGAATAAGGATAGGATTTGTTGAATTTTCATCCAACCCAAATCAACCAGACATTATATTATACAGTCATGAGCATGTATCTAACTAAGTCCAGTGACTGTGCTAAAACAAATGaaattattatgataatttaat
This genomic window contains:
- the LOC108193039 gene encoding uncharacterized protein LOC108193039, encoding MAIAQIATIVFIYIISILSESRSDTNHVYSPCSDSKIQRSDGFTFGIAFSTKNSFYPDNNSSRVQLSPCDKRLSLSNSQIAVFRPKVDQISLLTINTSSFFPDTYGGYMVAFAGRKYAARSLPAFVANGTFTVTSFTLALEFKKGRLQNLFWKRDGCSKCSGDSSFVCLNNQDCAIKTNSCLKRGQGGSVDCSLGIQMAFSGTDKHMSVLNSWYEVKNLRQYSLYGLYSNLKDSLTSQYNKFF
- the LOC108193040 gene encoding RING-H2 finger protein ATL70-like; translation: MNTTNSGGFLDANNIGGFGYGIGVSVGILLLITTITLASYFCTRVQTTPPGTGPDRMIISEPPNMQHIVIEVGLDEETLKSYPKLRYSEAKLNNKDSTATCCSICLGDYKGSDMLRLLPDCGHLFHLKCVDPWLRSHPTCPVCRTSPLPTPLSTPLAEVVPLATRRDIG